A stretch of the Streptosporangium sp. NBC_01755 genome encodes the following:
- a CDS encoding type II toxin-antitoxin system PemK/MazF family toxin, with the protein MPHPSDPPKRGEIYWVDHNPARGSEQAGMRPGVIISRDSFNSRMRVVVVAAMTSQVKPSLTKVAVMLPRNQPLKKEGQILSFQIMTIDKARLGGYMGCLDKNQIEDLKESLRFVWDL; encoded by the coding sequence GTGCCCCATCCTTCGGACCCGCCCAAGCGGGGTGAAATCTACTGGGTTGATCACAACCCCGCACGAGGGTCTGAGCAGGCTGGGATGCGGCCAGGTGTCATCATCTCGCGCGACTCTTTCAACAGCCGGATGCGTGTTGTCGTGGTCGCCGCCATGACAAGTCAAGTCAAGCCGTCGCTTACGAAGGTGGCGGTGATGCTCCCCAGGAATCAGCCTTTGAAGAAGGAGGGACAGATTCTCTCCTTCCAGATCATGACCATCGACAAAGCTCGTCTCGGCGGATACATGGGTTGCCTTGACAAGAATCAGATCGAGGATCTTAAAGAGTCGCTGCGCTTCGTCTGGGATCTGTAG
- a CDS encoding DUF7927 domain-containing protein translates to MGNTCPPGSGSSACRSGIVILTPLLTIVKTPGVTSTTPGGTVGYTVTATNTGQVPFAAATFTDALAGVLDDAVYNGDASATRGTVTFAGSNLTWSGALNPGDGVTLTYSVTTNTPGTGDQRLTNTVTSTTAGSTCPTGNTDARCFGEVLISRIKITMVADAVTAIPTGVVNYTVTIANTGQTPYGDTVVNSLLARVLDDAVYNGDGTASAGNLVFTPETSRLVWTGLLPIGTNVTVTFSVRVRNPDPGDKMLNVVATSSAPGNNCPAGSTDPLCVSEVTVLTPVLTIATSADRTTVTPGGTITYTTTVTNTGQTDYAAASVVAALDGVFPDAVYNGDASASTGVFDYTAPKLTWTGALAMGASTAITYSITVQDPDPGDKALTSGVSSTTQGSTDPACATLVRVLVPQLTITATADTGTVVAGGAVHYTVTLANTGETDYAGAAFTESLAGVLDDATYGNDASASSGTVTFADGVLGWSGDLAVDATATVTYSVTTIYPPPGDKALTSTVISATAGSTCPEGGDDPRCTMTVTVLTPGLTITKTANNSGAVVAEAAVQYTITVTNTGETPYAAAAVTDSLAGVLDDAVYNNDATTSTGTVGYADGVLGWTGALTMKASAVITFTVVTDEEVTGDGTLDNRVTSTTTGGNCPVGGTDPRCSVLTTLIPTSITLTDLTSGFVLAGAPDSTAGSNGAVTMTVITNSPGGYSVTVQADSAELTSDQPGNDVTIPIGNLRVRESGTSAFQAVSATTPVLVHRQDSPSAPDGDAIGNDFEGYIPFVPVGSYSATLTYVATAS, encoded by the coding sequence ATGGGCAACACCTGCCCGCCCGGCAGCGGGAGCTCGGCCTGCCGTTCGGGGATCGTCATCCTCACGCCGCTCCTGACGATCGTGAAGACGCCCGGCGTCACATCGACCACCCCCGGGGGGACGGTCGGCTACACGGTCACCGCCACCAACACCGGACAGGTCCCCTTCGCCGCGGCGACGTTCACCGACGCGCTGGCCGGAGTGCTGGACGACGCCGTCTACAACGGCGACGCGAGCGCCACGCGCGGCACCGTCACCTTCGCCGGCTCCAACCTGACCTGGAGCGGAGCGCTCAACCCCGGCGACGGGGTCACCCTCACCTACAGCGTCACGACGAACACCCCCGGTACCGGTGACCAGAGGCTGACCAACACGGTCACCTCGACCACTGCGGGCAGTACCTGCCCGACCGGAAACACCGACGCCCGCTGTTTCGGCGAGGTCCTGATCTCAAGAATCAAGATCACTATGGTGGCGGACGCCGTCACCGCCATCCCGACCGGGGTCGTCAACTACACGGTCACGATCGCCAACACCGGGCAGACGCCGTACGGTGACACCGTCGTGAACAGCCTGCTCGCCAGGGTCCTCGACGACGCGGTCTACAACGGTGACGGAACGGCCTCGGCGGGCAACCTCGTTTTCACCCCCGAGACCAGCCGGCTGGTGTGGACCGGTCTTCTCCCGATCGGCACGAATGTCACCGTCACCTTCTCGGTGAGGGTGCGGAACCCCGATCCGGGCGACAAGATGCTGAACGTCGTCGCGACCTCCAGTGCCCCGGGCAACAACTGCCCCGCCGGGAGCACCGACCCGCTCTGTGTCTCGGAGGTCACGGTGCTGACCCCCGTCCTGACCATCGCCACGAGCGCGGACCGGACGACTGTCACTCCCGGCGGGACCATCACCTACACGACCACGGTCACCAACACCGGGCAGACGGACTACGCCGCGGCCTCCGTCGTCGCCGCGCTCGACGGGGTGTTCCCCGACGCCGTCTACAACGGGGACGCGAGCGCCTCCACCGGCGTCTTCGACTACACGGCGCCGAAACTGACCTGGACCGGCGCTCTCGCGATGGGCGCGAGCACCGCGATCACCTACTCCATCACGGTGCAGGATCCCGACCCCGGAGACAAGGCCCTGACCAGCGGCGTGAGCTCCACCACGCAGGGCAGCACCGACCCGGCGTGCGCGACGCTCGTGCGCGTCCTGGTGCCGCAGCTCACGATCACGGCGACCGCCGACACCGGCACCGTCGTCGCCGGGGGCGCCGTCCACTACACGGTGACCCTGGCCAACACCGGCGAGACCGACTACGCCGGTGCCGCGTTCACCGAGTCGCTGGCCGGGGTGCTCGACGACGCCACCTACGGCAACGACGCGAGTGCCTCCAGCGGCACCGTCACCTTCGCCGACGGCGTCCTCGGCTGGAGTGGCGACCTCGCCGTCGATGCCACCGCGACGGTCACCTATTCGGTCACCACCATCTATCCCCCTCCGGGGGACAAGGCCCTGACCAGCACTGTCATCTCCGCCACCGCCGGATCGACCTGCCCCGAAGGGGGAGACGATCCGCGCTGCACCATGACCGTCACCGTCCTGACTCCCGGTCTCACCATCACCAAGACCGCGAACAACAGCGGTGCCGTGGTGGCGGAGGCCGCCGTCCAGTACACGATCACGGTCACGAACACCGGTGAGACCCCGTACGCCGCTGCCGCGGTCACCGACTCGCTGGCCGGGGTGCTCGACGACGCCGTCTACAACAATGACGCGACCACTTCCACCGGCACCGTCGGCTATGCCGACGGGGTCCTCGGCTGGACCGGGGCGTTGACGATGAAGGCGAGCGCGGTCATCACCTTCACAGTCGTCACCGATGAGGAGGTCACGGGTGACGGAACCCTCGACAATCGGGTCACCTCGACGACGACGGGTGGCAACTGTCCGGTCGGGGGCACCGACCCGCGATGCTCGGTGCTGACCACCTTGATCCCCACCAGCATCACCCTCACCGACCTGACCAGCGGCTTCGTCTTGGCAGGCGCGCCGGATTCGACGGCCGGGAGCAACGGAGCCGTGACCATGACCGTCATCACGAACAGCCCCGGGGGCTACAGCGTCACCGTGCAGGCGGATTCGGCCGAGCTCACCTCGGACCAGCCCGGCAACGACGTCACCATCCCGATCGGGAACCTGCGCGTGCGGGAGAGCGGCACGTCGGCCTTCCAGGCCGTCTCGGCCACCACCCCGGTGCTCGTCCACCGGCAGGACAGCCCGTCCGCTCCCGACGGGGACGCCATCGGCAATGACTTCGAGGGTTACATCCCCTTTGTCCCGGTCGGCAGCTATTCGGCGACGCTCACCTACGTCGCGACGGCCAGTTGA
- the coaA gene encoding type I pantothenate kinase, which produces MATGLDTATPYVQLSRAQWSDLRKNTPLTLTESELEELRGVDDPIDLTEVTDIYLPLTRLLNLHFTGVRQRSAALNTFLGGERRTAPYVLGIAGSVAVGKSTTARLLHTLLARWPEHPRVDLITTDSFLFPNEVLTARNIMHRKGFPESYDRRALVRFVADVKAGLPEVTAPVYSHLEYDIVPGAVQTIRRPDILIVEGLNVLQPAPPTALAINDYFDFSIYVDAKAEHIRDWYIDRFHKLRQTAFEDPKSYFRHLAELSEEQATEFAKDIWRDINERNLLENIAPTRGRADLVLHKSADHSVSRVRLRRI; this is translated from the coding sequence ATGGCCACCGGTTTGGACACCGCGACACCGTACGTGCAGCTGAGCCGGGCTCAGTGGAGCGACCTGCGGAAGAACACCCCCCTGACGCTCACCGAGAGCGAACTGGAGGAGCTGCGCGGCGTCGACGACCCGATCGACCTGACCGAGGTCACCGACATCTACCTGCCGCTCACCCGGCTGCTCAACCTGCACTTCACCGGAGTCAGGCAGCGCAGCGCGGCACTCAACACCTTCCTCGGCGGCGAGCGGCGAACGGCCCCGTACGTCCTGGGCATCGCCGGCAGCGTCGCGGTCGGCAAGTCGACCACCGCCAGGCTGCTGCACACCCTGCTGGCCCGCTGGCCGGAGCACCCCCGGGTGGACCTGATCACCACGGACAGCTTCCTGTTCCCGAACGAGGTCCTCACCGCCAGGAACATCATGCACCGGAAGGGCTTCCCGGAGAGCTACGACCGGCGGGCCCTGGTCAGGTTCGTCGCCGACGTCAAGGCGGGCCTGCCCGAGGTGACGGCCCCGGTCTACAGCCACCTGGAGTACGACATCGTGCCCGGTGCGGTCCAGACCATCCGCCGCCCCGACATCCTCATCGTCGAGGGCCTCAACGTGCTGCAACCGGCCCCGCCCACCGCGCTCGCGATCAACGACTACTTCGACTTCTCCATCTACGTGGACGCCAAGGCCGAGCACATCCGCGACTGGTACATCGACCGCTTCCACAAGCTGCGGCAGACCGCCTTCGAGGACCCGAAGTCCTACTTCAGGCACCTCGCCGAGCTGTCCGAGGAGCAGGCGACCGAGTTCGCCAAGGACATCTGGCGCGACATCAACGAGCGCAACCTCCTGGAGAACATCGCCCCCACCAGAGGCCGCGCCGACCTGGTCCTGCACAAGAGCGCCGACCACTCGGTCAGCCGCGTCCGCCTCCGCCGCATCTGA
- a CDS encoding ABC transporter permease: MNGVIAGISYRALLGRRRIWLLIMLPLVLVAMAALLNLIGAADERTAVTLMRTFAIGTMLPLLGLIAGTGVIAPEIDDGTIIHLLAKPISRPVIAQTKFVVAASMLALFAAVPTFVAAYLLVNLESGIAYGFALGALVGGIAYAAVFMLLGVLTRHAVTIGIVYALVWEGVVGNFVPGARRFSIQQWAQSIADQVSSSPFFSTEITLGFAVPALLIITVGAVVLAGRRLRVFSLTGDE, encoded by the coding sequence ATGAACGGTGTCATCGCCGGAATCTCCTACCGGGCCCTCCTCGGCCGCCGCCGGATCTGGCTGCTGATCATGCTGCCCCTGGTGCTGGTCGCCATGGCCGCCCTGCTGAACCTCATCGGCGCCGCCGACGAGCGGACCGCGGTCACGCTCATGCGGACCTTCGCCATCGGCACCATGCTGCCGCTGCTCGGCCTGATCGCCGGGACCGGGGTGATCGCCCCCGAGATCGACGACGGCACGATCATCCACCTGCTGGCCAAGCCGATCTCCCGCCCGGTGATCGCGCAGACCAAGTTCGTGGTCGCCGCCTCGATGCTCGCGCTGTTCGCCGCGGTGCCGACCTTCGTCGCGGCCTACCTGCTGGTCAACCTCGAATCCGGGATCGCGTACGGTTTCGCCCTCGGCGCCCTGGTCGGCGGGATCGCGTACGCGGCGGTGTTCATGCTGCTGGGCGTGCTGACCCGGCACGCGGTCACGATCGGCATCGTCTACGCGCTCGTCTGGGAGGGCGTGGTGGGCAACTTCGTCCCCGGTGCCCGGAGGTTCTCCATCCAGCAGTGGGCCCAGTCGATCGCCGACCAGGTGTCCTCCTCACCGTTCTTCTCCACCGAGATCACTCTCGGCTTCGCCGTACCGGCCCTGCTGATCATCACCGTCGGCGCGGTCGTCTTGGCGGGCCGGCGGCTACGCGTCTTCTCCCTCACCGGCGACGAGTAG
- a CDS encoding ABC transporter ATP-binding protein codes for MRIELAQVSRWYGNVVAVNDITMTVGPGVTGLLGPNGAGKSTLLHMMAGFLAPSGGTVTLDGDRIWRNHQIYRSIGLVPEREAVYGFLTGWQFVLSSARLHHLPAPEDAARKALALVEMESAKDRRIETYSKGMRQRVKVAAALVHDPQVLLLDEPFNGMDPRQRLHLMDLVSTMGAAGKTILFSSHILEEVERVAQHIEVLVAGRHAASGDFREIRRRMTDRPHLFRIRSSDDRRLASALIADASSGAVSLTEAGLEVQAVDFRRFTRLLPRVARDADVRVWQVSPADEDLESVFSYLINRSS; via the coding sequence ATGAGGATCGAACTGGCCCAGGTCTCCCGCTGGTACGGCAACGTGGTCGCCGTCAACGACATCACCATGACCGTCGGCCCCGGCGTCACCGGGCTGCTCGGCCCAAACGGTGCGGGCAAGTCCACGCTGCTGCACATGATGGCCGGGTTCCTGGCACCCTCGGGCGGCACCGTCACCCTGGACGGCGACCGGATCTGGCGCAACCACCAGATCTACCGCTCCATCGGCCTGGTCCCCGAGCGCGAGGCCGTCTACGGCTTCCTCACCGGCTGGCAGTTCGTGCTCTCCAGCGCTCGCCTGCATCACCTGCCCGCCCCTGAGGACGCCGCCCGTAAGGCGCTCGCCCTGGTGGAGATGGAGAGCGCCAAGGACCGCAGGATCGAGACGTACTCCAAGGGCATGCGCCAGCGCGTCAAGGTGGCCGCCGCCCTGGTGCACGACCCCCAGGTCCTGCTGCTCGACGAGCCGTTCAACGGCATGGACCCCCGCCAGCGCCTGCACCTGATGGACCTGGTCAGCACCATGGGCGCGGCGGGCAAGACCATCCTGTTCAGCTCGCACATCCTGGAGGAGGTGGAACGCGTCGCCCAGCACATCGAGGTGCTGGTCGCCGGACGGCACGCCGCCTCCGGGGACTTCCGTGAGATCCGCCGCCGGATGACCGACCGCCCGCACCTGTTCCGGATCCGCTCCAGCGACGACCGCCGCCTGGCGTCCGCGCTGATCGCCGACGCCTCCTCGGGCGCGGTCTCGCTGACCGAGGCGGGCCTGGAGGTGCAGGCGGTCGACTTCCGACGCTTCACCCGCCTGCTGCCCAGGGTCGCCAGGGACGCGGACGTACGCGTCTGGCAGGTCTCCCCCGCCGACGAGGACCTGGAGAGCGTCTTCTCCTACCTGATCAACAGGAGCAGCTGA
- a CDS encoding ABC transporter ATP-binding protein yields the protein MTILATEGLTRRFPRVTALDQLTVTVGPGVTGLVGANGAGKSTLIKILLGLLEPSAGRAQVLGMDTVTRGAEIRRIVGYMPEHDCLPPDLSATEFTVHMAQMSGLPRTAARERAADVLRHVGLYEERYRAMGGYSTGMKQRVKLAQALVHDPRLVLLDEPTNGLDPQGRDEMLALIRRIGSEFGISVLVTSHLLGELERVCDHVIVIDGGKLLRSSAIGEFTQQTQTVTVEVEEGQDALAARLTELGETVTPHGRMLLVHVRAPETFDVLRDAVCELDLCLVRLEQGRQRIEDVFREPVNV from the coding sequence ATGACTATCCTCGCCACCGAGGGACTTACCAGACGTTTCCCCCGGGTGACGGCACTTGACCAGCTCACCGTCACCGTCGGCCCCGGCGTGACCGGCCTGGTCGGCGCCAATGGCGCGGGCAAGTCCACGCTGATCAAGATTCTGCTCGGCCTGCTCGAACCCAGCGCCGGCCGTGCCCAGGTGCTGGGCATGGACACCGTGACCAGGGGTGCGGAGATCCGCCGGATCGTGGGCTACATGCCCGAGCACGACTGTCTGCCGCCCGACCTGTCCGCCACCGAGTTCACCGTGCACATGGCCCAGATGTCCGGCCTGCCGCGCACCGCGGCCCGCGAGCGCGCCGCCGACGTGCTGCGCCACGTGGGTCTGTACGAGGAGCGCTACCGTGCGATGGGCGGTTACTCCACCGGCATGAAGCAGCGGGTCAAGCTGGCCCAGGCCCTGGTGCACGATCCGCGCCTGGTCCTGCTGGACGAACCCACCAACGGTCTCGACCCGCAGGGCCGCGACGAGATGCTCGCGCTGATCCGCAGGATCGGTTCGGAGTTCGGCATCAGCGTGCTGGTCACCTCCCACCTGCTGGGCGAGCTTGAGCGGGTCTGCGACCACGTCATCGTGATCGACGGCGGCAAGCTGCTGCGCTCCTCGGCCATCGGGGAGTTCACCCAGCAGACCCAGACCGTGACCGTCGAGGTGGAGGAGGGCCAGGACGCGCTCGCGGCCCGGCTGACCGAGCTGGGCGAGACCGTCACCCCGCACGGCAGGATGCTGCTCGTCCACGTCCGCGCGCCGGAGACCTTCGACGTCCTCCGCGACGCCGTCTGCGAGCTCGACCTCTGCCTCGTCCGCCTGGAACAGGGCCGCCAGCGCATCGAGGACGTCTTCAGGGAGCCGGTCAATGTCTGA
- a CDS encoding DUF389 domain-containing protein: MISPSELSDGVLEVLDTCVGVVNIVVLPGAARSPAGDLVQFDVAREAANEVIERLQRLGLHAEGSIAAEEVDLSISEVSERAQEEAPGDGDDAVVWAEFAQRVSDDSRITWAFLAFFAIAAQIAAIGVIVNSPILIVGAMVLGPEFGAIAAICFGLIRIDRQLIGRALRTLVVGFAVAIAITFACALVSRWLGWIDAGSLGTGHEEIEFIVKPDKWSFIVALLAGAAGVLSVTAGKSSALVGVFISVTTVPAAGYFAVAAALSRWGDMGASAAQLGVNIAGMIISGVLTLLAQRAYWSRFGMRPPTRSGRG, encoded by the coding sequence GTGATCAGTCCGTCGGAGCTGTCGGACGGGGTGCTGGAGGTGCTCGACACCTGCGTCGGTGTCGTCAACATCGTCGTGCTCCCCGGTGCCGCGCGCTCCCCCGCCGGGGACCTCGTCCAGTTCGACGTCGCCCGCGAGGCCGCCAACGAGGTGATCGAGCGGCTGCAGCGGCTCGGCCTGCACGCCGAGGGATCGATCGCGGCCGAGGAGGTCGACCTGTCGATCTCGGAGGTGTCCGAGCGTGCCCAGGAGGAGGCGCCCGGCGATGGGGACGACGCGGTGGTCTGGGCGGAGTTCGCCCAGCGGGTCAGCGACGACTCCCGGATCACCTGGGCCTTTCTCGCGTTCTTCGCGATCGCCGCACAGATCGCAGCGATCGGTGTGATCGTCAACTCGCCGATCCTCATCGTCGGCGCGATGGTGCTCGGGCCGGAGTTCGGCGCGATCGCGGCCATCTGCTTCGGTCTGATCCGCATCGATCGGCAGCTGATCGGCCGCGCGCTCCGTACCCTGGTCGTGGGCTTCGCCGTCGCCATCGCGATCACCTTCGCCTGTGCACTGGTCTCGCGGTGGCTCGGCTGGATCGACGCCGGCTCGCTGGGGACCGGGCACGAGGAGATCGAGTTCATCGTCAAGCCCGACAAGTGGTCGTTCATCGTGGCGCTGCTCGCCGGGGCCGCCGGGGTGCTCTCGGTGACCGCGGGCAAGTCCTCGGCGCTGGTCGGCGTCTTCATCTCCGTCACCACGGTCCCGGCCGCGGGTTACTTCGCGGTCGCCGCCGCACTGTCGCGCTGGGGTGACATGGGTGCCTCCGCCGCCCAGCTCGGGGTGAACATCGCAGGCATGATCATCTCCGGGGTGCTGACGCTCCTCGCGCAGCGGGCCTACTGGTCCCGGTTCGGCATGCGGCCTCCGACGCGCTCAGGACGAGGGTGA
- a CDS encoding UTRA domain-containing protein yields MDRYRADAGPQETPQTSFTTDAGITWAEYRLDKAFRWIEADDRLAGLFGVEPGVRVLERRFVFYAKGVPSQMSRPCLLASDVEGTPVADPRNEPWPGGTIGQLRTLGIEIDRITEETSVRMPSPDESERLGIGSGVPVFSITRLMYSRGRVVEVADPIVIPGDRAIRVDHIDL; encoded by the coding sequence ATGGATCGCTATCGGGCCGACGCCGGTCCGCAGGAGACCCCGCAGACGTCGTTCACCACGGATGCCGGAATCACCTGGGCGGAGTATCGGCTGGACAAGGCGTTCCGGTGGATCGAGGCGGACGATCGCCTGGCGGGGTTGTTCGGTGTCGAGCCCGGTGTCCGTGTGCTGGAGCGCCGATTCGTCTTCTACGCCAAGGGCGTTCCCTCCCAGATGTCCCGGCCCTGCCTGCTGGCCTCGGACGTCGAGGGCACACCGGTCGCCGACCCGAGGAACGAGCCGTGGCCCGGCGGCACCATCGGCCAGTTGCGCACGCTCGGCATCGAGATCGACAGGATCACGGAGGAGACCTCGGTCCGCATGCCGAGCCCGGACGAGTCCGAACGCCTCGGGATCGGTTCCGGGGTACCCGTTTTCTCGATCACCAGGCTGATGTACTCCCGGGGCCGAGTGGTCGAGGTCGCGGACCCGATCGTGATCCCGGGAGACCGTGCGATCCGGGTCGACCACATCGACCTGTAA
- a CDS encoding DinB family protein, translated as MPVSRCELLRWQFDLTWSLFEFHLEQLKPEDFLWEPAAHCWTVRPGADGVWVPDWEESELDPVPVPTLGWVTWHIGWWWTVTLDHAQGRTPRERTEIGWPGNGQATVDWLRDLRTEWLAVLGRLTDTDLDATAPFPWQDSPELTVAHMLAWGNAELMKNVAEIGQLRLLRAASTG; from the coding sequence GTGCCTGTTTCCCGTTGTGAACTGCTGCGCTGGCAGTTCGACCTGACCTGGTCACTGTTCGAGTTTCACCTAGAGCAGCTGAAGCCGGAGGACTTCCTGTGGGAGCCCGCGGCCCACTGCTGGACGGTGCGTCCGGGTGCCGACGGGGTGTGGGTGCCCGACTGGGAGGAGTCCGAGCTCGACCCCGTCCCGGTCCCCACGCTCGGATGGGTCACCTGGCACATCGGCTGGTGGTGGACCGTGACCCTCGACCACGCCCAGGGACGGACGCCGCGAGAGCGAACCGAGATCGGATGGCCCGGTAACGGGCAGGCGACCGTCGACTGGTTGCGTGACCTCCGTACGGAGTGGCTGGCGGTGCTGGGCCGGCTCACCGACACCGACCTGGACGCCACCGCGCCCTTCCCCTGGCAGGACAGTCCCGAGCTGACCGTCGCCCACATGCTCGCCTGGGGCAACGCGGAACTGATGAAGAACGTCGCCGAGATCGGCCAGCTCCGGCTACTGCGCGCCGCGTCCACCGGGTGA
- a CDS encoding ABC transporter permease encodes MSEPTGVIHDIGYRHYDGARLGRGHATTALAVHSLRGIFGLGRTARSKIIPFMLVGVMFLPAVVSIAAMALIKQEGMRYTEYAVFMQVVLAIFLASQSPYAVAPDLRFRVLPLYLSRPVTLWDYVGAKLAAMTAAMFLLLAVPLTVLFIGEVVIDLPGDTHTVEYLTSMAGAAGYALLLACLGIAIASFTPRRGLGVASVIALYLLASAVSTVLYGTLESMGNDAAAAWAWLINPFFLVDAAVHVGIFGATPASNVIYPSGAGSLVAGVIMIVLIALSVTALIARYRKAASR; translated from the coding sequence ATGTCTGAACCCACGGGTGTCATCCACGACATCGGATACCGCCACTACGACGGGGCGCGGCTCGGCCGGGGCCACGCCACCACCGCGCTGGCCGTGCACAGCCTGCGCGGGATCTTCGGGCTCGGCCGCACCGCCCGCTCCAAGATCATCCCATTCATGCTGGTGGGCGTCATGTTCCTGCCCGCGGTCGTCTCCATCGCCGCGATGGCGCTGATCAAGCAGGAGGGAATGCGCTACACCGAGTACGCGGTCTTCATGCAGGTCGTGCTCGCGATCTTCCTGGCCTCGCAGTCGCCGTACGCCGTCGCCCCCGACCTGCGTTTCCGGGTGCTGCCGCTCTACCTGTCGCGCCCGGTGACGCTCTGGGACTACGTCGGCGCGAAGCTCGCGGCGATGACCGCGGCGATGTTCCTGCTGCTGGCGGTGCCGCTCACCGTGCTGTTCATCGGTGAGGTGGTCATCGACCTGCCCGGCGACACGCACACCGTCGAATACCTCACCAGCATGGCCGGCGCGGCCGGCTACGCGCTGCTGCTGGCCTGCCTCGGCATCGCCATCGCCTCGTTCACTCCCAGGCGCGGTCTGGGCGTGGCCTCGGTCATCGCCCTCTACCTGCTCGCCTCCGCCGTCTCCACGGTGCTGTACGGGACGCTGGAGTCGATGGGCAACGACGCCGCCGCCGCGTGGGCCTGGCTGATCAACCCGTTCTTCCTGGTGGACGCCGCCGTGCACGTCGGAATCTTCGGAGCGACCCCCGCCTCGAACGTCATCTACCCCTCGGGCGCGGGCAGCCTGGTCGCCGGAGTGATCATGATCGTGCTGATCGCGCTGTCCGTGACGGCCCTGATCGCGCGCTACCGGAAGGCGGCCTCCCGATGA